A stretch of Bacillota bacterium DNA encodes these proteins:
- a CDS encoding NAD(P)/FAD-dependent oxidoreductase → MSILEADVVVIGSGITGCMIARELSRYRVSIILLEKGSDVAQGSSRANTAIIHAGYDADPRTWKGKLNAKGNAMYRQLAEELDVHFSQIGSLVVALEESEIPILEDLMKRGRENGVKGLEIVNREWLLRREPNLNPKALAALWAPTAGIICPYEMVIALAENAVANGVRFLRETPAAGIVVEDGQVRGVMTNRGFIRTGFVVNAAGLYADEIAKMAGDDSFRIIPRKGEYHVLDKRVGNLVRTVLFPVPTKISKGVVVTPTVDGNILVGPDARDVDDKEDVSTTPEGLAGVMREARRLIPDIPVREAITQYAGLRAVATGDDFIIGPSERVRGFFNAAGIQSPGLSSAPAIAEVIIDMLRDTGLRLVPRPDFNPVRKGIRRFSQLSMSERAKAVWRNPDYGQIICRCELVTKAEIVEAIRRSPGATTIDGIKMRTRAGMGRCQGGFCGPRVLAILSQELRIPPEKVTKNGGSSYILNCKTKEPLLYIK, encoded by the coding sequence ATGAGTATACTCGAGGCTGACGTAGTAGTAATTGGTTCAGGAATAACCGGCTGCATGATTGCCCGTGAGTTATCCCGTTACAGGGTCAGCATAATCCTCCTTGAGAAGGGCTCTGATGTCGCTCAGGGATCTTCCAGGGCGAATACGGCAATAATCCATGCGGGCTATGACGCTGATCCCAGGACATGGAAGGGAAAGCTCAATGCCAAAGGAAATGCAATGTATCGCCAGCTGGCTGAGGAATTAGATGTCCATTTCTCGCAGATAGGATCTCTGGTCGTTGCCTTGGAAGAGTCTGAAATACCAATCCTCGAGGACCTAATGAAACGAGGTAGAGAAAACGGAGTGAAGGGTCTCGAGATTGTAAATCGAGAATGGCTCCTCAGGAGGGAGCCAAATCTCAACCCAAAGGCGCTAGCGGCATTATGGGCTCCGACAGCAGGCATCATATGCCCTTATGAGATGGTCATAGCTCTTGCGGAGAATGCCGTGGCCAATGGGGTTCGATTCCTCCGGGAAACCCCTGCAGCAGGGATTGTGGTTGAAGATGGACAAGTGAGAGGGGTTATGACGAATCGCGGCTTCATTAGGACAGGCTTTGTAGTGAACGCGGCCGGCCTCTATGCAGATGAAATAGCGAAAATGGCTGGGGATGACTCATTCAGGATCATCCCGCGTAAGGGTGAGTATCACGTACTGGATAAACGTGTGGGAAATCTAGTGAGAACTGTTCTATTTCCGGTGCCAACCAAGATTAGTAAAGGAGTGGTCGTCACCCCCACAGTCGATGGGAATATCCTTGTAGGGCCTGATGCTAGAGATGTGGATGATAAGGAAGATGTTTCGACAACGCCGGAAGGCCTTGCTGGCGTCATGAGAGAGGCCAGGAGACTCATACCCGATATCCCTGTCAGAGAAGCCATAACCCAGTATGCAGGCCTAAGGGCGGTTGCCACTGGAGATGATTTCATAATAGGTCCTTCCGAAAGGGTTAGAGGCTTCTTTAATGCTGCAGGAATCCAGTCTCCCGGGCTGTCTTCCGCGCCAGCGATTGCCGAGGTCATAATAGACATGCTTAGAGATACAGGCTTGAGGCTAGTGCCGAGGCCCGATTTCAACCCTGTCCGTAAAGGGATAAGGAGGTTTTCCCAGCTCTCGATGTCTGAGCGGGCAAAGGCCGTGTGGCGCAATCCGGATTATGGTCAGATCATCTGCCGCTGCGAACTCGTAACCAAGGCTGAGATCGTTGAAGCGATACGGAGATCTCCGGGGGCTACCACCATAGATGGAATCAAGATGCGAACAAGGGCGGGAATGGGAAGGTGTCAGGGGGGATTCTGTGGGCCGAGGGTTCTAGCCATTCTCTCACAAGAATTGAGGATTCCCCCCGAAAAGGTAACGAAAAACGGAGGTTCATCCTATATCTTGAACTGCAAAACCAAAGAACCTTTGTTGTATATCAAATAA
- the glpK gene encoding glycerol kinase GlpK, which produces MALDQGTTSSRAIIFDRDGNIIGMANDEFEQIYPRPSWVEHRPLDIWNSQVSVARKAIDQAHIAPSDIAAIGIANQRETAIVWERETGEPLHNAIVWQCRRTASICDELKQKGWSERIQQKTGLVIDAYFSATKLKWLLDTMPGLRKRAEKGEVLFGNVDTWLIWKLTGGRVHVTDYSNASRTMMFNIHSLDWDDEILAELGIPKSMLPSPRPSSEVYGLTSREIFGAEIPIAGDAGDQQAALFGQACFSPGMVKNTYGTGCFMLMNTGPTAFSSTHGLLTTIAWGIGDKVEYALEGSIFIAGAAIQWLRDGLKVIESAAESEEMANKIADTGGVYLVPAFVGLGAPYWDMYARGTIVGITRGTAREHLVRAALESIAYQTRDVVECMSADSGINPRVLRVDGGAVRNNFLMQFQSDILGVDVERPSVIETTALGAAYLAGLATGYWSSQDEIASKRRIDRVFTPQMKDISREKLYRGWKRAVERALSWDTD; this is translated from the coding sequence ATGGCTCTTGACCAGGGAACAACAAGTTCCCGGGCTATCATCTTCGACAGGGATGGGAATATAATCGGCATGGCAAATGATGAATTTGAGCAGATTTATCCCAGACCTAGCTGGGTGGAGCATCGTCCTCTGGATATTTGGAACTCGCAGGTAAGCGTGGCCAGGAAGGCCATTGACCAGGCTCACATAGCTCCAAGCGATATCGCAGCCATTGGCATCGCCAATCAGAGAGAGACTGCCATCGTGTGGGAAAGAGAAACGGGTGAACCTCTCCACAACGCTATAGTATGGCAGTGTCGCCGCACAGCCTCCATCTGCGATGAATTGAAGCAGAAGGGATGGTCGGAGAGAATACAGCAGAAGACAGGGCTTGTTATCGACGCATATTTCTCCGCCACCAAGCTCAAGTGGCTCCTTGACACTATGCCGGGGCTGCGGAAACGGGCTGAAAAAGGTGAGGTTCTCTTCGGGAATGTGGATACCTGGCTCATCTGGAAACTCACGGGCGGCAGAGTGCATGTGACTGACTATTCCAACGCCTCAAGGACTATGATGTTCAATATTCATAGCCTGGACTGGGATGATGAGATCTTGGCTGAGTTGGGGATTCCGAAATCCATGTTGCCTTCTCCACGGCCCTCCAGCGAAGTCTATGGCCTTACAAGCCGGGAGATATTCGGGGCTGAGATCCCCATAGCAGGTGATGCTGGTGACCAGCAGGCGGCGTTGTTCGGGCAGGCGTGTTTTTCGCCCGGCATGGTAAAGAACACCTACGGAACTGGCTGTTTTATGCTGATGAATACTGGTCCGACAGCTTTCTCATCAACTCATGGTCTCTTGACGACCATAGCCTGGGGGATCGGCGATAAAGTGGAATATGCTCTGGAGGGCAGCATCTTCATTGCCGGGGCTGCAATTCAATGGCTCAGAGATGGCTTGAAGGTAATAGAAAGTGCCGCTGAATCTGAAGAAATGGCAAACAAGATTGCAGATACAGGAGGCGTATATCTAGTTCCTGCTTTTGTAGGCCTTGGAGCTCCGTATTGGGATATGTATGCTAGGGGAACGATAGTGGGAATCACACGGGGCACTGCCCGTGAACACCTCGTTAGGGCTGCGCTGGAATCCATAGCCTATCAGACCCGGGATGTTGTTGAATGCATGTCAGCCGACTCTGGTATAAATCCTAGGGTGCTAAGGGTTGATGGGGGAGCGGTCAGAAACAATTTCCTCATGCAATTCCAGTCCGATATCCTTGGCGTAGATGTTGAAAGGCCTTCTGTTATAGAAACCACCGCTTTAGGGGCGGCCTATCTGGCGGGTCTTGCCACTGGTTACTGGAGTTCTCAAGATGAGATCGCCAGTAAACGAAGAATAGACAGGGTATTTACACCGCAGATGAAGGATATTTCCCGGGAAAAACTTTACCGGGGATGGAAACGAGCTGTTGAAAGGGCTCTTAGCTGGGACACGGATTGA
- a CDS encoding glutamine--tRNA ligase/YqeY domain fusion protein, translated as MSTRPANFTTSTNFIDDIIQEDLRQNRNDGRVHTRFPPEPNGYLHIGHAKSICLNFGLAAKYGGLCNLRFDDTNPSKEDVEYVESIKEDIRWLGFDWDDRLFYASDYFEQLYEYAVQLIKAGKAYVCDLSPDEIKEYRGTLTEPGKDSPYRNRSVEENLDLFARMRAGEFPDGSRVLRAKIDMASPNLNMRDPVIYRILRATHHRTGDKWCIYPMYDFAHPISDALEGITHSICTLEFEDHRPLYDWFIENLDVPSRPKQIEFARLNLNFTVMSKRKLLELVKKGIVSGWDDPRMPTLSGLRRRGYTPESIRAFCDRIGVAKANSVVDISLLEHCVREDLNRRAQRVMAVLHPLRVVIDNYPEGQVEWLDAVNNPEDPSMGTRKVPFSRVLYIEQDDFREDPPPKFYRLAPGREVRLRYAYIIKCNEVVKDEKTGEVVEVHCTYDPETRGGTTLNKRKVKATLHWVSSAHALEAEVRLYDRLFTKEDPGAEEDFLACINPNSLKILPACKIEPSLSGAKPGDRYQFERLGYFCVDPDSSAGRLVFNRTVDLKDEWARIEKAQNEKAAAK; from the coding sequence ATGTCTACCCGACCGGCCAATTTCACTACTTCCACGAATTTCATCGATGACATCATCCAGGAGGATCTGAGGCAGAATAGGAACGACGGCCGGGTTCATACGCGTTTTCCGCCTGAGCCCAATGGCTATCTGCATATAGGCCATGCCAAGTCCATCTGCCTGAATTTCGGTCTTGCCGCCAAGTATGGGGGCCTATGCAACCTGCGGTTCGACGACACCAACCCGAGTAAAGAAGATGTTGAATATGTCGAATCCATCAAAGAGGACATCCGCTGGCTCGGTTTTGACTGGGACGACCGACTTTTCTATGCGTCTGATTATTTTGAGCAGCTCTATGAATACGCGGTCCAGCTCATCAAGGCAGGCAAGGCTTATGTTTGTGACCTAAGTCCGGATGAGATAAAGGAATATCGTGGCACACTGACCGAGCCGGGCAAGGATAGCCCGTATCGTAATCGCTCGGTAGAGGAAAACCTTGACCTTTTCGCACGTATGCGGGCAGGGGAGTTTCCGGATGGATCCCGCGTCCTCCGAGCGAAGATCGATATGGCATCACCGAATCTCAATATGCGAGACCCGGTCATTTACCGCATCCTCAGGGCAACGCACCACCGGACCGGCGACAAGTGGTGCATCTATCCAATGTATGACTTTGCCCATCCGATCTCAGACGCATTGGAAGGTATAACCCATTCCATCTGCACACTTGAATTCGAGGATCATCGTCCCCTCTATGATTGGTTCATTGAAAACCTCGACGTCCCGAGCCGGCCGAAGCAGATCGAGTTTGCTCGCCTCAATCTCAATTTCACGGTGATGAGCAAACGGAAGCTATTGGAACTTGTAAAGAAAGGCATCGTCTCGGGCTGGGACGATCCGCGGATGCCGACCCTCTCGGGCTTGCGACGGCGCGGTTATACACCTGAGTCTATCAGGGCCTTCTGTGACCGCATTGGCGTTGCCAAGGCAAACAGCGTTGTCGACATCTCCCTTCTGGAACACTGCGTCCGGGAGGATCTGAACCGCCGGGCACAACGGGTCATGGCTGTTCTTCATCCTCTCCGGGTGGTCATCGACAACTATCCTGAAGGCCAAGTGGAATGGCTTGACGCGGTGAACAATCCTGAGGACCCGTCCATGGGAACGCGGAAAGTGCCTTTCTCCCGGGTGCTCTATATCGAACAGGATGATTTCAGAGAGGATCCTCCCCCGAAGTTTTACCGTCTTGCTCCAGGACGCGAGGTGCGGCTGCGGTATGCATATATCATCAAGTGCAATGAAGTGGTTAAAGACGAAAAGACCGGCGAGGTAGTTGAGGTTCATTGCACCTATGACCCGGAAACTCGGGGGGGCACAACTCTGAATAAACGGAAAGTCAAGGCGACTCTCCACTGGGTTTCGTCCGCTCATGCTCTTGAGGCTGAGGTACGCTTGTATGATAGGCTTTTCACTAAAGAAGATCCAGGCGCAGAAGAGGATTTCCTGGCCTGCATAAACCCGAATTCATTGAAAATCCTGCCGGCATGCAAGATTGAGCCTTCCCTGTCCGGCGCGAAACCGGGCGACAGATACCAATTCGAAAGGCTCGGATATTTCTGTGTTGACCCAGATTCTTCTGCAGGCAGATTGGTATTCAACCGGACTGTGGACCTTAAAGATGAGTGGGCCAGGATTGAGAAGGCGCAAAACGAGAAAGCCGCGGCAAAATGA
- a CDS encoding glycerol-3-phosphate responsive antiterminator codes for MNLSEILGGNPIIAAVRRREDLEDALNSRAGAIFMLSGELSDLIEMVKAARLKGKPIFLHMELIGGLSQDMAAVKFVAQKAQPAGIITTRSHLISFAKKAGLLTIQRLFILDSLAVRTGITTALNTKPDAVEVLPGILPRMIRRLADEFKQPLIAGGLIESGEDILDALNAGAVAVSLSRKELWNFGP; via the coding sequence ATGAACCTGAGCGAGATCTTGGGTGGTAATCCCATTATTGCCGCAGTGAGACGCCGGGAGGATCTTGAAGATGCATTGAACAGCAGGGCAGGGGCTATTTTCATGCTTTCAGGAGAACTCTCGGACCTTATCGAGATGGTGAAGGCCGCGAGGCTCAAGGGAAAGCCCATATTCCTGCATATGGAACTCATAGGCGGGCTTTCACAAGATATGGCTGCCGTGAAATTCGTGGCACAAAAGGCGCAGCCGGCTGGCATAATAACTACCCGCAGCCATCTCATATCTTTCGCCAAAAAGGCCGGCCTTCTAACGATTCAGCGCCTTTTCATCCTTGATTCCCTGGCTGTCAGGACCGGAATCACAACGGCGCTCAATACGAAGCCAGATGCAGTGGAGGTTTTGCCGGGAATCTTGCCCAGGATGATAAGGCGACTGGCCGATGAATTCAAACAGCCACTCATAGCGGGTGGTTTGATCGAGTCAGGGGAGGATATATTGGACGCGTTGAATGCGGGGGCAGTGGCAGTGTCTTTAAGCAGAAAGGAGCTCTGGAATTTCGGGCCGTAG
- a CDS encoding DUF1667 domain-containing protein: protein MGEYETTERKITCIVCPEGCSIKVSIRGGRVDSIEGAKCKRGVEYASTEVTAPRRILTTTVRVSGGTLPVAPVRTSTPIPKEYIPLAMREIAKVVLAAPLRRGEVVIRDLLGTGADVIVTRNLDATNGRISMKVTADPLQGMPHA from the coding sequence ATGGGCGAATACGAGACTACAGAACGTAAGATCACATGCATTGTTTGCCCTGAGGGTTGTTCCATAAAGGTGTCTATACGCGGGGGTAGGGTTGATTCCATTGAGGGAGCTAAGTGTAAGAGGGGGGTAGAATATGCCTCAACAGAAGTGACGGCGCCCAGGAGGATATTGACTACCACGGTGAGGGTATCTGGCGGAACGCTCCCCGTTGCCCCGGTAAGAACATCCACCCCCATCCCGAAAGAATATATCCCGCTGGCCATGAGAGAGATCGCGAAAGTGGTGCTCGCAGCGCCACTTCGCCGCGGTGAAGTGGTCATCCGGGACCTGCTTGGAACGGGCGCTGATGTAATCGTGACTCGAAATCTCGATGCAACCAACGGCAGAATCTCGATGAAAGTGACGGCAGACCCCCTTCAGGGTATGCCACACGCTTGA
- a CDS encoding YigZ family protein, whose translation MEIGEIISVAQKAQAELIVKKSRFIGQVAPVSGEGEACDFIEDIRSQHKGANHNVFAYRIGPGAEIERCSDDGEPAGTAGRPVLDVLKRNNITNAVIVVTRYFGGIPLGAPGLVRAYSQCARMGIEAAGIRRRSLHDILAIRVDYEWLGKARHLIETSGGVIRDAHYTDAVELVAESPKGDTERIVSGLRDLTGGRAEIHFKGVAFL comes from the coding sequence TTGGAGATCGGTGAGATCATATCAGTGGCGCAGAAGGCCCAGGCTGAGCTAATCGTAAAGAAGTCAAGGTTCATCGGCCAGGTCGCCCCTGTCTCTGGAGAAGGAGAGGCCTGTGATTTCATTGAAGATATAAGGTCCCAGCACAAGGGTGCCAACCATAATGTCTTTGCCTATAGGATAGGACCTGGAGCTGAAATTGAAAGATGCAGCGATGATGGTGAACCAGCGGGCACGGCTGGCCGGCCTGTTCTCGATGTGCTCAAGCGTAACAATATTACGAATGCGGTCATTGTAGTTACAAGGTATTTCGGGGGGATACCTCTTGGCGCGCCGGGGCTCGTCAGGGCATATAGCCAGTGCGCTCGTATGGGCATAGAGGCCGCGGGAATTAGGAGAAGGTCTCTTCATGATATTTTGGCGATCCGTGTTGATTATGAATGGCTTGGGAAAGCCCGTCATTTGATTGAGACGTCTGGGGGGGTTATCCGTGATGCCCACTATACTGATGCAGTTGAGCTGGTGGCGGAGTCTCCCAAAGGCGATACAGAGCGTATTGTCTCGGGTTTGAGGGATCTCACAGGTGGCAGGGCAGAGATCCATTTTAAAGGAGTCGCATTTCTTTAA
- a CDS encoding FAD-dependent oxidoreductase: MIPTIHSDVVVIGGGPAGLAAAIAAKENGADRVMILERDRELGGILQQCIHTGFGLQIFKEELTGPEYASRFIERAMNIGVQSRTNTMVLGVRKDRTVLAVNPGDGLVRYIAGAVVLAMGCRERTRGALAIPGTRPAGIFTAGTVQRYVNMEGYMPGRKIVILGSGDVGMIMARRLTLEGAEVKAVIEIYPYPGGLTRNVVQCLEDFGIPLLLSHTVTKIEGRERVSSITISRVDDDLKPVPGTEEVIECDTLLLSVGLIPENELSRELGIEIDPRTGGPVVTNEMETSIEGIFACGNAVHVNDLVDNVTREGIVAGSSAAIYARKGASAGRRLLQIVPGEGVRYVVPQRITLIHDGDAAMTGDSGAARLSLRVARSMISARINLVSQGRSIPVARKRRARPSEMIDLPLRPDLLREIATEKSVFLTAEEGV, translated from the coding sequence ATGATACCAACTATTCATTCAGATGTAGTGGTGATAGGCGGAGGACCTGCGGGTCTAGCCGCTGCTATCGCTGCTAAAGAAAATGGCGCTGACCGGGTCATGATCTTGGAGAGAGATAGGGAACTGGGGGGCATTCTTCAACAATGCATTCATACCGGCTTTGGTTTGCAGATATTCAAGGAGGAGCTTACAGGACCTGAATATGCCTCTAGGTTTATAGAGAGGGCCATGAATATTGGTGTGCAGTCGAGAACCAATACCATGGTGCTTGGGGTTCGAAAGGACCGGACGGTCCTGGCGGTCAACCCTGGTGATGGACTTGTGAGATATATAGCCGGGGCTGTAGTCCTTGCCATGGGCTGCCGGGAGAGGACGCGCGGGGCCCTGGCAATCCCAGGTACACGACCTGCAGGCATCTTCACCGCAGGAACGGTTCAAAGATACGTTAACATGGAAGGTTATATGCCCGGGCGAAAGATTGTGATCCTGGGCTCTGGAGATGTAGGCATGATCATGGCCAGGCGGCTTACCCTGGAGGGAGCGGAGGTCAAGGCTGTCATTGAGATATACCCTTACCCGGGTGGGCTTACGCGAAATGTGGTCCAGTGCCTCGAGGATTTTGGGATACCCCTTCTACTTTCTCATACAGTGACGAAAATAGAAGGGAGAGAGCGAGTTTCTTCTATCACTATCTCTAGAGTTGATGATGATCTCAAGCCGGTCCCCGGCACGGAAGAGGTCATAGAGTGCGATACTCTGTTATTGTCTGTGGGCCTCATACCCGAGAATGAGCTCTCAAGGGAACTGGGGATCGAGATTGACCCGCGCACTGGCGGACCGGTGGTCACGAATGAAATGGAGACTTCCATAGAAGGTATCTTCGCATGCGGAAATGCAGTTCATGTGAACGACCTTGTTGATAATGTGACCCGTGAAGGTATTGTCGCTGGCTCTTCCGCTGCTATCTACGCGCGCAAGGGCGCTTCAGCGGGTCGCAGGCTATTACAGATAGTCCCCGGCGAGGGTGTGAGATATGTTGTGCCTCAAAGGATAACTTTGATCCATGATGGCGATGCGGCAATGACCGGCGATAGCGGGGCTGCGAGGTTGAGCCTGAGGGTCGCAAGATCCATGATTTCGGCGCGGATCAATTTGGTGTCGCAGGGCCGGTCGATTCCCGTAGCAAGGAAAAGGCGAGCCCGTCCTTCAGAGATGATTGATCTCCCGCTCCGGCCCGATTTATTACGGGAGATCGCAACTGAGAAATCAGTCTTCCTGACGGCAGAAGAAGGTGTTTGA
- a CDS encoding Uma2 family endonuclease, which yields MTSEVVMMKDHYMGKCMGTQDSRGAPDNLDVPENPEMLEETVPQYTSLELRLTYEDYCKIPFGERYELVEGDLRKMTPAPSVFHQEISGRIEMALRQWVGDRKLGKVYYSPIDVVLSRHNVVQPDILFISRERLGIIKEACIRGAPDLVIEILSPSTEEWDRIIKRQIYGRYGVREYWIVDPEGRSIEVTAHNSKELATVQIYSSGMTLSSPLLCGFALEIDDVFRP from the coding sequence TTGACGAGCGAGGTGGTCATGATGAAAGACCATTACATGGGGAAGTGCATGGGCACACAAGACAGCCGTGGAGCGCCGGATAACTTAGATGTGCCGGAAAACCCTGAGATGCTTGAAGAGACAGTCCCCCAATATACCTCTCTGGAATTACGCCTCACATATGAAGACTATTGCAAGATACCGTTCGGAGAAAGATATGAGCTCGTGGAAGGGGACCTGAGGAAGATGACACCAGCTCCATCAGTGTTTCATCAGGAAATCTCCGGCAGGATCGAGATGGCGTTGAGGCAATGGGTCGGGGACCGTAAATTAGGTAAGGTATATTACTCCCCCATTGATGTGGTCTTGAGCAGGCATAATGTTGTCCAGCCTGATATATTGTTCATCTCGCGTGAAAGACTCGGGATAATCAAGGAGGCATGTATCCGAGGCGCCCCCGATCTGGTAATCGAGATCCTCTCGCCTTCCACGGAGGAATGGGACCGGATTATCAAGCGTCAAATCTATGGTCGTTATGGTGTGCGTGAATACTGGATCGTAGATCCCGAGGGTCGCAGCATCGAGGTTACCGCGCATAACAGCAAAGAGCTCGCTACAGTGCAGATTTACTCCTCGGGGATGACATTGTCGAGCCCTCTGCTATGCGGTTTCGCGTTAGAGATAGATGATGTCTTCCGCCCATAG